ATCTCATCGAAACCCGCGAGCAATTCTCTCGCTACCAGGACTTCCTCTCCAGCGACTACCTCCTGGAACGGGTCAAAACCGACCCGGAAAAAGTCGCCAAACGCCTAGGCGACGGCTGCTACGAGCAAAAACTCGTCACCGACCAAATCACCGCCCTCACCGGCCAACAATA
The nucleotide sequence above comes from Acetonema longum DSM 6540. Encoded proteins:
- a CDS encoding S-layer family protein; amino-acid sequence: LIETREQFSRYQDFLSSDYLLERVKTDPEKVAKRLGDGCYEQKLVTDQITALTGQQYSSDYTSELEQYKALMDNAATFAQEYHLTLGVALTEEQMAALTSDIVWLVEQVINGQ